One Panicum virgatum strain AP13 chromosome 9K, P.virgatum_v5, whole genome shotgun sequence genomic region harbors:
- the LOC120650808 gene encoding uncharacterized protein LOC120650808, with amino-acid sequence MEVPAPDPARKRKDRDAASPPEPDAAGPGGDGANLLLAGLLAHEFLSSGTVLGERRGPPGPEAARATGGAARYEAVAALVLRGGARVPGVVNPAQLAAWAGR; translated from the coding sequence ATGGAGGTCCCCGCGCCTGATCCCGCGAGGAAGCGGAAGGACAGGGACGCCGCGTCCCCACCCGAGCCTGATGCCGCCGGtccaggcggcgacggcgccaaCTTGCTCCTGGCGGGGCTCCTCGCGCACGAGTTCCTCTCGTCCGGCACGGTcctcggcgagcggcgcgggccgcccgggccggaggcggcgagggcgacggGCGGGGCCGCGCGGTACGAGGCCGTGGCCGCGCTGGTGCTGCGCGGCGGGGCCCGCGTGCCGGGGGTGGTGAACCCCGCGCAGCTCGCCGCGTGGGCCGGGAGGTGA
- the LOC120650807 gene encoding deubiquitinase DESI2-like isoform X3, whose translation MAEDGYPVKLHIYDLSQGMARQLSATILGKAIEAIWHTGVVVYGREYYFGGGIQEGQPGRTPYGTPIRVEHLGVTHVPREVFEDFLREIGPRYTPATYNLLNHNCNNFSDEAAQFLAGARLPSYILELPKEVMNSPIGALIMPMIQGLETSLRAGAVPQPPQIRPASAPVAAAAAAATQPSANDVEARSPAADEPEAPSANDVVARSPAADEPEAPSANDVEARPVAADKPEAGETPGNGDDGGSTAVPPAVQPAAGAAHAQVSAAPAAVATEAAAAAPPDPLAEAKRRVQEEIKREFAAIMAAGTARAGEAAALSTRRVMERHGLQRAAQRG comes from the exons ATGGCAGAG GATGGGTACCCGGTGAAGCTGCACATCTATGATCTCAGCCAGGGGATGGCTCGGCAGCTTTCAGCGACAATCCTCGGCAAGGCCATTGAGGCAATCTG GCACACCGGCGTGGTCGTCTACGGCCGCGAGTACTACTTCGGCGGCGGCATCCAGGAGGGCCAGCCCGGCCGGACGCCGTACGGCACGCCCATCCGGGTGGAGCACCTCGGCGTGACCCACGTCCCCCGGGAGGTGTTCGAGGACTTCCTCCGCGAGATCGGCCCCCGCTACACGCCGGCCACCTACAACCTCCTCAACCACAACTGCAACAACTTCAGCGACGAGGCCGCTCAGTTCCTCGCCGGCGCCAGACTCCCCAGCTACATCCTCGAGCTGCCCAAGGAAGTGATGAACAGCCCCATCGGCGCGCTCATAA TGCCGATGATCCAGGGGCTGGAGACGAGCCTGCGAGCCGGGGCCGTGCCGCAGCCGCCGCAAATCAGGCCGGCTTCCGCCCCGgttgccgccgcggccgccgccgcgacgcagCCATCCGCGAACGACGTCGAGGCAAGGTCGCCCGCTGCTGACGAACCGGAGGCTCCGTCCGCGAACGACGTCGTGGCGAGATCGCCCGCTGCTGACGAACCGGAGGCTCCGTCCGCGAACGACGTCGAGGCGAGACCGGTTGCCGCCGACAAACCGGAGGCTGGCGAAACGCCGGGCAACGGCGATGACGGTGGCAGCACGGCGGTTCCACCCGCGGTGCAGCCCGCGgcaggcgccgcccacgcccagGTGAGCGCGGCGCCTGCAGCGGTGGCGacagaggcggcggctgcggcgcctCCGGACCCCCTGGCGGAGGCGAAGAGGCGGGTGCAGGAGGAGATAAAGCGGGAGTTCGCGGCCATCATGGCGGCCGGCACGGCGCGGGCCGGCGAGGCAGCCGCCCTGTCCACGCGCCGCGTCATGGAGCGGCACGGCCTGCAGCGCGCCGCGCAGCGAGGGTAG
- the LOC120650807 gene encoding deubiquitinase DESI2-like isoform X2: protein MAKRRSRFAFAWFGCFVGQARAKKMAEDGYPVKLHIYDLSQGMARQLSATILGKAIEAIWHTGVVVYGREYYFGGGIQEGQPGRTPYGTPIRVEHLGVTHVPREVFEDFLREIGPRYTPATYNLLNHNCNNFSDEAAQFLAGARLPSYILELPKEVMNSPIGALIMPMIQGLETSLRAGAVPQPPQIRPASAPVAAAAAAATQPSANDVEARSPAADEPEAPSANDVVARSPAADEPEAPSANDVEARPVAADKPEAGETPGNGDDGGSTAVPPAVQPAAGAAHAQVSAAPAAVATEAAAAAPPDPLAEAKRRVQEEIKREFAAIMAAGTARAGEAAALSTRRVMERHGLQRAAQRG from the exons ATGGCCAAGCGGCGGAGTAGATTCGCTTTTGCTTG GTTCGGCTGCTTCGTTGGTCAAGCTCGGGCGAAGAAGATGGCAGAG GATGGGTACCCGGTGAAGCTGCACATCTATGATCTCAGCCAGGGGATGGCTCGGCAGCTTTCAGCGACAATCCTCGGCAAGGCCATTGAGGCAATCTG GCACACCGGCGTGGTCGTCTACGGCCGCGAGTACTACTTCGGCGGCGGCATCCAGGAGGGCCAGCCCGGCCGGACGCCGTACGGCACGCCCATCCGGGTGGAGCACCTCGGCGTGACCCACGTCCCCCGGGAGGTGTTCGAGGACTTCCTCCGCGAGATCGGCCCCCGCTACACGCCGGCCACCTACAACCTCCTCAACCACAACTGCAACAACTTCAGCGACGAGGCCGCTCAGTTCCTCGCCGGCGCCAGACTCCCCAGCTACATCCTCGAGCTGCCCAAGGAAGTGATGAACAGCCCCATCGGCGCGCTCATAA TGCCGATGATCCAGGGGCTGGAGACGAGCCTGCGAGCCGGGGCCGTGCCGCAGCCGCCGCAAATCAGGCCGGCTTCCGCCCCGgttgccgccgcggccgccgccgcgacgcagCCATCCGCGAACGACGTCGAGGCAAGGTCGCCCGCTGCTGACGAACCGGAGGCTCCGTCCGCGAACGACGTCGTGGCGAGATCGCCCGCTGCTGACGAACCGGAGGCTCCGTCCGCGAACGACGTCGAGGCGAGACCGGTTGCCGCCGACAAACCGGAGGCTGGCGAAACGCCGGGCAACGGCGATGACGGTGGCAGCACGGCGGTTCCACCCGCGGTGCAGCCCGCGgcaggcgccgcccacgcccagGTGAGCGCGGCGCCTGCAGCGGTGGCGacagaggcggcggctgcggcgcctCCGGACCCCCTGGCGGAGGCGAAGAGGCGGGTGCAGGAGGAGATAAAGCGGGAGTTCGCGGCCATCATGGCGGCCGGCACGGCGCGGGCCGGCGAGGCAGCCGCCCTGTCCACGCGCCGCGTCATGGAGCGGCACGGCCTGCAGCGCGCCGCGCAGCGAGGGTAG
- the LOC120650807 gene encoding nischarin-like isoform X1, whose translation MVPPSAMGVTTSRKLILRREEATADGGDSFPFRTPLLGPVSASPSPIKNSSGATIPHVWFGCFVGQARAKKMAEDGYPVKLHIYDLSQGMARQLSATILGKAIEAIWHTGVVVYGREYYFGGGIQEGQPGRTPYGTPIRVEHLGVTHVPREVFEDFLREIGPRYTPATYNLLNHNCNNFSDEAAQFLAGARLPSYILELPKEVMNSPIGALIMPMIQGLETSLRAGAVPQPPQIRPASAPVAAAAAAATQPSANDVEARSPAADEPEAPSANDVVARSPAADEPEAPSANDVEARPVAADKPEAGETPGNGDDGGSTAVPPAVQPAAGAAHAQVSAAPAAVATEAAAAAPPDPLAEAKRRVQEEIKREFAAIMAAGTARAGEAAALSTRRVMERHGLQRAAQRG comes from the exons ATGGTGCCGCCGTCTGCTATGGGCGTGACCACAAGCCGGAAGCTG ATACTCCGTCGCGAGGAAGCAACCGCCGACGGAGGCGATTCGTTCCCCTTTCGTACACCACTCCTCGGCCCGGTATCTGCATCTCCTTCTCCGATAAAGAATTCCTCCGGTGCTACAATTCCACACGTCTG GTTCGGCTGCTTCGTTGGTCAAGCTCGGGCGAAGAAGATGGCAGAG GATGGGTACCCGGTGAAGCTGCACATCTATGATCTCAGCCAGGGGATGGCTCGGCAGCTTTCAGCGACAATCCTCGGCAAGGCCATTGAGGCAATCTG GCACACCGGCGTGGTCGTCTACGGCCGCGAGTACTACTTCGGCGGCGGCATCCAGGAGGGCCAGCCCGGCCGGACGCCGTACGGCACGCCCATCCGGGTGGAGCACCTCGGCGTGACCCACGTCCCCCGGGAGGTGTTCGAGGACTTCCTCCGCGAGATCGGCCCCCGCTACACGCCGGCCACCTACAACCTCCTCAACCACAACTGCAACAACTTCAGCGACGAGGCCGCTCAGTTCCTCGCCGGCGCCAGACTCCCCAGCTACATCCTCGAGCTGCCCAAGGAAGTGATGAACAGCCCCATCGGCGCGCTCATAA TGCCGATGATCCAGGGGCTGGAGACGAGCCTGCGAGCCGGGGCCGTGCCGCAGCCGCCGCAAATCAGGCCGGCTTCCGCCCCGgttgccgccgcggccgccgccgcgacgcagCCATCCGCGAACGACGTCGAGGCAAGGTCGCCCGCTGCTGACGAACCGGAGGCTCCGTCCGCGAACGACGTCGTGGCGAGATCGCCCGCTGCTGACGAACCGGAGGCTCCGTCCGCGAACGACGTCGAGGCGAGACCGGTTGCCGCCGACAAACCGGAGGCTGGCGAAACGCCGGGCAACGGCGATGACGGTGGCAGCACGGCGGTTCCACCCGCGGTGCAGCCCGCGgcaggcgccgcccacgcccagGTGAGCGCGGCGCCTGCAGCGGTGGCGacagaggcggcggctgcggcgcctCCGGACCCCCTGGCGGAGGCGAAGAGGCGGGTGCAGGAGGAGATAAAGCGGGAGTTCGCGGCCATCATGGCGGCCGGCACGGCGCGGGCCGGCGAGGCAGCCGCCCTGTCCACGCGCCGCGTCATGGAGCGGCACGGCCTGCAGCGCGCCGCGCAGCGAGGGTAG